One window of the Rufibacter radiotolerans genome contains the following:
- a CDS encoding CsbD family protein has translation MDTHEGEYRARGNWNEVKGKMKMAYGDLTDDDLTYEEGQEDKWLGKLQQKIGKTSSEIKDWLRSL, from the coding sequence ATGGACACTCACGAAGGAGAATATAGAGCCCGCGGCAACTGGAATGAAGTCAAAGGCAAAATGAAGATGGCCTATGGTGACCTCACCGATGACGATCTGACCTACGAAGAAGGACAGGAAGACAAATGGCTGGGAAAACTTCAGCAAAAAATAGGCAAAACTTCGTCTGAAATCAAAGACTGGTTACGGTCCCTATAG
- a CDS encoding NADP-dependent oxidoreductase, with protein MAKQMKAAYYKEFGGTDKITVGNIEIPEVGEGEVLVRLKAAGVNPVDNAVLAGYLSQFLPMGFPAIPGWDMAGVVEERGFSARRFQVGDEVYAYARRPTVQWGTFAEYIVIPESYLAHKPKGISFEEAAGIPLVGLTAYQSLYDAGNLQSGQTVLILGASGGVGSLGIQLAKEKGATVIGVASQKNHAFMKELGANHTIDYTGTNIGEAVKQLFPQGVDLIFDCASGDTLQQSLSALKPNGTLVSILHQGEGLDKNIHFKYVFVEPNAAQLEILQDLAEAGKLKVHVSGTYSLDQTAEALQQIATHHTTGKIVISV; from the coding sequence ATGGCAAAGCAAATGAAAGCCGCTTACTATAAGGAGTTTGGCGGGACAGATAAAATCACCGTAGGAAATATAGAGATTCCGGAAGTGGGCGAAGGCGAGGTTTTGGTACGCCTGAAGGCTGCCGGGGTAAACCCGGTAGACAACGCCGTACTGGCAGGGTACTTAAGTCAATTCCTGCCCATGGGGTTCCCGGCCATTCCGGGCTGGGATATGGCCGGGGTGGTGGAAGAGCGGGGCTTTTCGGCGCGCCGTTTTCAGGTAGGCGACGAGGTGTACGCCTACGCCCGCCGGCCCACCGTGCAATGGGGCACCTTCGCCGAGTACATCGTAATCCCGGAGAGCTATCTGGCGCACAAACCCAAAGGCATTTCATTTGAAGAAGCGGCCGGCATCCCTTTGGTGGGCCTAACGGCGTACCAATCTTTGTATGACGCCGGCAATCTGCAGTCGGGACAAACGGTTCTAATATTGGGTGCCTCGGGCGGCGTGGGAAGTTTGGGCATTCAGTTGGCCAAGGAAAAAGGCGCCACGGTCATTGGGGTAGCCAGCCAGAAAAACCACGCCTTTATGAAAGAGCTGGGCGCCAACCACACCATTGATTATACCGGCACCAACATCGGTGAGGCCGTAAAACAACTCTTCCCCCAAGGCGTGGACCTGATCTTTGACTGTGCCAGCGGCGACACCCTGCAACAAAGCCTGTCCGCGCTTAAACCAAACGGAACCCTGGTCTCCATCCTGCACCAGGGTGAAGGTCTGGACAAAAACATCCACTTTAAATACGTGTTCGTGGAGCCCAACGCCGCCCAACTGGAAATCCTGCAGGACCTAGCCGAGGCCGGAAAACTGAAAGTACACGTTAGTGGCACTTATTCCCTGGACCAAACCGCAGAAGCCCTCCAACAGATAGCCACCCACCACACCACCGGGAAGATTGTGATTAGTGTTTAG
- a CDS encoding dienelactone hydrolase family protein — protein sequence MDQRIINLFDEYTHAPLTRKEFLGRLAKLTGSLTLAMAMLPLLENNYAQAATVFDKDIKAEDVTYPGADGVTMKAFQARPEGKKLGTVLVIHENRGLNPHIKDVAMRVAQAGFLALAPDALSPFGGTPTNEDQARELFAKLDAKQNLQNFLNGLEYLKKHKNGNGKTGCVGFCWGGALANQLAIHSPDLDAAVAYYGRQPEAADVPKIKAELLLHYGGLDERVNAGIPAFEQALKASNIKYQLFVYEGANHAFNNNTSPTRYNEPAAKLAWERTLELFNRKLK from the coding sequence ATGGACCAGCGAATCATAAACCTCTTTGACGAATACACCCACGCTCCGCTTACCCGCAAGGAGTTTCTGGGCAGGTTAGCCAAGTTAACTGGCAGCCTTACGCTGGCCATGGCCATGCTGCCTTTGCTGGAAAACAACTATGCCCAGGCGGCCACCGTGTTTGATAAAGACATCAAAGCCGAAGATGTGACCTACCCCGGGGCGGACGGCGTGACCATGAAGGCGTTTCAGGCGCGGCCCGAAGGCAAAAAACTAGGCACGGTGCTGGTCATCCATGAGAACCGGGGTTTGAACCCGCATATCAAAGACGTAGCCATGCGGGTGGCGCAGGCCGGTTTTCTGGCGCTGGCGCCAGACGCGCTGTCGCCGTTTGGGGGTACGCCCACCAATGAGGACCAGGCCCGCGAACTGTTCGCCAAGCTAGACGCGAAACAAAATCTGCAGAATTTCCTGAACGGCTTGGAGTACCTGAAGAAACACAAAAACGGAAACGGCAAAACCGGCTGCGTAGGCTTTTGCTGGGGCGGCGCCCTAGCCAACCAACTGGCTATCCATTCCCCTGACCTGGATGCCGCCGTGGCGTACTACGGCCGTCAACCAGAGGCCGCCGATGTGCCCAAGATCAAAGCTGAACTGCTGTTGCACTACGGCGGCCTGGACGAGCGCGTAAACGCCGGCATTCCGGCCTTTGAACAAGCCCTGAAAGCCAGCAACATCAAGTACCAACTCTTTGTCTACGAAGGCGCCAACCACGCCTTCAACAACAATACCTCACCCACCCGCTACAATGAGCCCGCAGCCAAATTGGCCTGGGAACGCACGTTGGAATTGTTTAACCGAAAACTGAAGTAG
- the arsC gene encoding arsenate reductase (glutaredoxin) (This arsenate reductase requires both glutathione and glutaredoxin to convert arsenate to arsenite, after which the efflux transporter formed by ArsA and ArsB can extrude the arsenite from the cell, providing resistance.): MITIYHNNRCSKSREVLTILEQAGLPMQVVQYLVEPLTKEELKALLGKLQLGPEDIIRKGEKLYKEVYAGQHLTQDQWLDVLVENPILIERPIVVNGDKAVIARPPENVLTIL, encoded by the coding sequence ATGATCACTATTTACCATAACAACCGCTGCAGCAAAAGCCGCGAAGTGCTGACTATTCTGGAACAGGCCGGCCTACCCATGCAGGTGGTGCAATACCTGGTAGAGCCGCTCACCAAAGAAGAACTAAAGGCGTTGCTGGGCAAATTACAGTTGGGCCCCGAAGACATAATCAGGAAAGGGGAGAAGCTATACAAAGAAGTGTACGCCGGCCAGCACCTCACCCAGGACCAATGGCTAGACGTGTTGGTAGAGAACCCCATTCTCATAGAGCGGCCCATAGTGGTCAACGGCGACAAAGCCGTGATTGCGCGCCCCCCAGAAAATGTATTAACTATTCTGTAA
- a CDS encoding type 1 glutamine amidotransferase domain-containing protein, protein MKVLFVLTSHDQLGDTGKKTGFWIEEFAAPYYVMADAGVDVTLASPKGGQPPIDPKSSEPDAQTDATKRFNEDKALQEKLAHTHKLSEVKAEDYDAVFYPGGHGPLWDLTTDRDSISLIEAFSKQNKPVAAVCHGPAVLTHAKGANGEPLVKGKKVTGFTNTEEEAVQLTNVVPFLLEDKLKELGGVYSKGPDWGSYIVKDGLLLTGQNPGSSEEAAHELLKMLK, encoded by the coding sequence ATGAAAGTATTATTTGTATTAACATCCCATGACCAGTTAGGCGATACCGGCAAGAAAACCGGCTTCTGGATTGAAGAATTCGCGGCACCGTACTATGTGATGGCAGATGCGGGGGTAGACGTTACCCTGGCCTCGCCTAAAGGCGGACAACCACCAATTGACCCCAAAAGCTCAGAGCCAGATGCCCAGACCGACGCCACCAAACGGTTTAATGAAGACAAGGCCCTGCAGGAAAAACTGGCCCACACGCATAAATTAAGCGAGGTGAAAGCCGAGGACTATGACGCCGTTTTCTACCCCGGCGGCCACGGCCCGCTCTGGGACCTGACCACTGACCGCGACTCTATCTCTTTGATTGAGGCCTTCTCAAAGCAAAACAAACCTGTAGCCGCCGTCTGCCATGGACCGGCCGTGCTCACCCATGCCAAAGGCGCCAACGGCGAGCCGCTGGTGAAAGGCAAGAAGGTAACCGGCTTCACCAATACAGAAGAAGAAGCCGTGCAACTCACCAACGTGGTGCCTTTCCTGCTAGAAGATAAACTGAAGGAACTGGGCGGCGTCTATTCCAAAGGCCCGGATTGGGGCTCTTATATTGTAAAAGACGGGCTGCTGCTCACTGGCCAAAACCCCGGCTCCTCTGAGGAAGCCGCGCATGAACTGCTCAAGATGCTGAAGTAA
- a CDS encoding aminoacyl-histidine dipeptidase: MSTQIESLEPKALWQNFAALNAVPRPSKKEERVIKFIQDFGNSQGFDTITDEVGNVIIRKPATPGMEDRQTVVLQSHLDMVHQKNADTDFDFLSQGIDMYVDGDWVKAKGTTLGADNGIGVATMMALLVSKDIAHPPLECLFTIDEETGMTGAMGLNGGLLKGTIMLNLDTEDDRELTIGCAGGIDVTATGSYNEETIPFDYTAYRVSLTGLTGGHSGMDIHVGRANANKLMNRILFQAADKFNARVHSIDGGSLRNAIPRESFAEIAVPEARAEIFLEFLAKQTEILKGEYSITDPNLQLQAEHIDLPEAAISYDFQSQLLRVLYACPNGIHRMSPAIAGLVQTSNNLARVEVKDGTYSIQCLTRSSVDSEKMDLAQAIQSTFELAGAGVTLKGSYPGWTPKPDSAIVQTMSRIYSELFHEAPHVNACHAGLECGILGTHYPNMEMISFGPTITGAHSPDEKVQISSVQKYWGFLLETLKQIPKAQTAVLGQFFRKQA, translated from the coding sequence ATGAGTACGCAGATAGAATCATTAGAACCCAAAGCCCTCTGGCAAAATTTCGCGGCGCTCAACGCCGTTCCCCGTCCGTCTAAAAAAGAAGAGCGGGTTATCAAGTTCATCCAGGACTTCGGCAACAGCCAGGGCTTTGACACCATCACCGACGAGGTAGGCAATGTGATCATCCGGAAACCGGCCACCCCGGGCATGGAAGACCGCCAGACCGTAGTGCTGCAAAGCCACCTGGACATGGTGCACCAGAAAAACGCCGACACCGATTTTGACTTCCTGAGCCAGGGCATTGACATGTACGTAGACGGCGACTGGGTAAAGGCCAAAGGCACTACCCTGGGCGCCGACAACGGCATTGGCGTGGCCACCATGATGGCTTTGCTTGTCTCTAAAGACATTGCCCACCCGCCGCTGGAATGCCTCTTCACCATTGACGAGGAAACCGGCATGACCGGCGCCATGGGCCTGAATGGCGGACTGCTCAAAGGCACCATCATGCTCAACCTGGACACCGAAGATGACCGCGAGCTCACCATTGGTTGCGCTGGCGGCATTGACGTAACGGCCACCGGTTCTTACAATGAGGAAACCATTCCCTTTGACTATACCGCCTACCGGGTAAGCCTCACGGGCCTCACCGGCGGGCACTCAGGTATGGACATTCATGTGGGTCGGGCCAACGCCAACAAACTCATGAACCGCATCCTGTTTCAGGCCGCTGATAAATTCAATGCGCGCGTGCACAGCATTGACGGCGGAAGCCTGCGCAACGCCATCCCCAGGGAGTCGTTCGCGGAGATTGCCGTGCCGGAAGCCAGAGCCGAAATCTTTCTGGAATTCCTGGCCAAACAAACCGAGATCCTGAAAGGCGAATATTCCATCACCGACCCCAACCTGCAACTTCAGGCAGAGCACATTGACCTACCCGAAGCGGCAATTTCCTATGATTTCCAAAGCCAGTTGCTACGGGTGTTGTATGCCTGCCCCAACGGCATTCACCGCATGAGTCCGGCCATTGCCGGTCTGGTGCAGACGTCTAATAACCTGGCCCGCGTAGAGGTAAAAGACGGAACGTATTCTATCCAGTGCCTGACCCGCTCCTCGGTAGATTCAGAGAAAATGGACCTGGCCCAGGCCATCCAGAGTACCTTTGAACTGGCCGGCGCCGGCGTAACTTTGAAAGGCTCTTACCCCGGCTGGACACCCAAACCAGACAGCGCCATTGTGCAGACCATGAGTCGCATTTACAGTGAGCTGTTCCACGAAGCCCCGCACGTAAATGCCTGCCACGCCGGCCTTGAGTGCGGCATTCTGGGTACCCACTACCCCAACATGGAAATGATCTCCTTCGGGCCTACCATCACCGGCGCCCACTCCCCAGACGAGAAAGTGCAGATCAGCTCCGTGCAGAAATACTGGGGCTTTTTGCTGGAGACCTTGAAACAGATACCAAAGGCGCAGACAGCTGTTTTGGGGCAGTTTTTCAGAAAACAGGCTTAA